CAGCTTCATGCTTTAATCAGATGGAGATGGATAATTTCACTGTGTCTAGAATTACCCAAGGTCTTGTATGCCACAGCAGAGCTTAGTATGCAGACTTGGTAAGTTCATGGACATTGGCTTTTTTATCATGCATTATTAAGAAAGATCATATTATTTGTACCAGAACCCAAATAAAAGTAATGTAATTTGTTCTATTATCTTCACAATTACAAGTACAAAATTAGACACACAATAAAAGTATCATTACACAACTTTCTAGGtctaaaaaggttttatttaatcAACATAGCCATATCCAATAAAATGCATCTTCAGAAAAAATTAATTGCTTGCTTATTAGTGGAAAAtcgtatctttaaaaaaaaaaaaacaataaatccGACTGACTATTGTAGTATTTGATGCAAATTTCCATCCAGGCCTCTTCTCTTGGCTCATGCCCTTTCATAAACTCTTGTGGAAGTCACGCCTTTCATAACACATTCCTAGACACAGGCACAAAATTGACATGGTCAATCAGAGAGATAACAGCATGGATTTAACTTTTTACTCTCGGTTTTGGAAATGAAATGATATtcaacaacaacaccaccaacaccaaaacaaaacaaaacaacgaaaaACCCCGACCATGTGTTCTGGGATTTTATATTATATTGCTCATCCATCTCCAAGTATAGTAGTTTAGGGTGGTACAAAGACCAGGAAGATTCAGGTCCTCCTCTCAGGGAGCTGGAAAATCTGCACGGTAAGTGAGTGCCATGAGACAAAATACACAACACAGTCCCTTGAGGATGTTGCACTAGGCAGCCTGTGAtgccagagaggaggcagggattGCTTTCTAGGGGAAACCGTATGTGGGTGGAGCCTGGCTGCATGGGAGGGTGGAGCCTGACTGCATGGGAGGGTGGAGCCTGGCTGAATGGGAGGGTAGAGCCTGGCTGCATGGGAGGGTGGAACCTGGCTGCATGGGAGGGTGGAGCCTGGCTGCATGGGAGGGTGGANGAGCCTGGCTGCATGGGAGGGTGGAACCTGGCTGCATGGGAGGGTGGAGCCTGGCTGCATGGGAGGGTGGAGCCTGACTGCATGGGAGGGTGGAGCCTGATTGTATGGGAGGATGGAGTGCACCTCAGAAGGGGCAGAGTACTTTAGGCAAGTGAGAGAACCAGGATTCAACCCTCAgctccaaataaacaaatagttcAAATGAACCTTTTTGTTCTACACAGCAGGTGCCGTTTCTAGAGTTCTGTAATGTTCCCAGGCCCAGACAGTGGGTTCTACAGCTGAGTATGCAGCGTAACTCACCACCACCAACTTGTCACCATCTCGTTTTCTCTTTATTGTGGTCGACTTTCCATCCCACTTCTGCACCTGCACCAGGGCCCCGCCATCTAGGGTTATGATGCTCTGTGGGCACAGTGAAAAGAGATTGCAATTTGCACATGAAGGTCAAGACTGAAAAATATGGAACCTGGGTCCAAAGGGCTATTCTGAGGTTCTCAGTAATTCTACAGGACAAGAGCATAATCCAGCAATAAGGTATAAAGAGAAACACATCTTGAAAAAATAATGTAGaactcatgtatatgtatgtatatgtatatctactTATATATTcggaatagaaacagaaaataaaattaggttTTGAAAAACAGGATATACTACTGTGAAAGAAGTTAGATGGCAGACACACGTAGGTGGGCACGGTGATGTTACGGTGGGTTTCGTGCTTTCAGCCTCGCTTTTATAAACTTCCCTTAACGTTTTACTGCTCTAATTTACTCCACATGCACTACTGTATGACTCATAAATCATGCTAATCATTGTGAATATCCGGACAGCTTAGGAGCAAGAGGAAATGCGTCCTCTGCGCACTGACGGAGCTGGGTTAGGTATGGGAGCTCCGAGGCTGTCAGCCCACCAAGGGAAGCTTTTGTCCTTCCCCTTGAGCTGAAATCGCTTCCTGCAGGCCGTGGAATTAGAAGCCTGGCCCCCCTCACTCTGCACCAGCTCCTCGTTCCTCACCTTCACCTTCCTGTCATCTGCGGTGATTTCATCGAATTCCACGCCCAGTTTGAAGGAAATCTCGGTGTTTTTAAAAGTACTCTCCGACCGGATGGTGACCAAATCCCCATTTACGCTGATGATCATGTTGGGCTTGGCCATGCCTGCCACTTTCCTCGTGGCAAAGCCCACTCctacagggagaaagagaacccatgtaaagctaacatttgtgtgtgtgatgaagaAGACACCAGAGTGCCGGAGGCTCCTTTGATGCTCTCAGAACCTGTCATCCATCCAGACTTACTGTGCCTGTATGCTAACTACACTCCTTCAGGAAAGACCTTAATTTCAACAAGAATGTATTAAGAGATTAAATCTTCATATCTCGATGtctatgtgttatatatatatatatatatgtctgtatgtctataaTATATTTGTTATAATATGCTAATAATAAGTGTATGTATATTATCTCTATTTTCTATTTGTGATTGAGGCAATTTGaccattttattctttcttaattactaaaagttatttttttaaaaaaaaatctaagtcaaAGGCCAGGCCTCACTTAGAGATATTGTGTTAAAAGGTCATCTATTTTGAGTGAACAAAAATCACATTTCACAACAGTTGTTGCCAAATTTAATTTTCTAGGCTTCCTTCCCATATTACTCCCTCATGAAATGAATTGTCTGATTAATTTCTGTAGAGTGAACATGCTGTTCCACATTTCATGTCATTTTAGAATGGCGATCGCATTCTCAACAATCAGGAAACATAAAGCAGACTGGGTAAGTACCTTCTGAACTCAGGCAATCAGAATTTCAGTGTATAGAACAGTTTGGAAACTAACCCTCTGCATCTCGGTCCCTTCAGCTGTGAACTTTGTTCGTTTAGCTTCCCTGTGCGGGGTGAACAACTTAGAACCATAGTTGTCCTGTCTGCATGTTACACAGAATCCTCTGTCTCGGGTGCGCTGACTCCTTCAACACAGATGCTTAAATAAAGGCTATGTCTTTGACAAAAGGTGACCCAGAGCTAGAACTAAGGATGAACTGAGAGACAACCACAGCACAAGATAGATGATGCAGAGGGTACAACTTAGTTCTCTGTCTAAACAGTACCACAGTGAGGAAATGGTGTATCTCTGCCTTGAATTGTCACTCTCAGCACAGCATTCTGTACAGTCAATCAGCGCAGGAAAGGGACACAGCACTGGGAAATGATTCCAGAGAGACCGTGCCGGGGACAAATAACAGCTTCacttgtgtcttcatttttatttgactGTAGAATCCAATACCTGCCAACTCTGCCTTAATTACAGTTGCCAGTTCCACTCAGGAAATATCTGTTGCCTTTAATCATGGGTCTCTCACAACTTAAATAGTGTCATTATAATTTAGATAGGAATGTTAGCAGTACGAAATGTTTCAAGTGGTCAAGAGCTAAAAGTGTCTCAAGCCCTGGTATTTCTTGCTCAGTGCATAGTAACGACCACACTGAACAGTAAACAGTCGATGGGCTAAGTCATGCTGAAATTCTTGATAGTCTTCTTGtctgcaaacaaaacaacaatattgacagacagacaaccaAAAGTTCCTGCTGTATAAGTGAGGGAAGGTTAAGCCTTTTCGGGTTGAGAGGATTCTGTCTTAATGGAGACACTCTGTAATATGGGAAGGTCAGGAGAGAAGGGCTTCAAAGCAGAGGCTTCCCGATAAAGTGCCTCGCTGGTCGATGCCCCCTCTACACGGATAGGCAATGCTGTTTGGCCACACAGCAGCCTGTGGGCAGTGTTGACAGGACAGACCGTTGTGAGCCCGTATCATGGGAAGGGCGAGTTCTCTGTGTGCTTTGtatgctctgctttccttctgaaTTACTCATAAATCTATGACATCACATATCACTCTAAACCAACGAAGAAACCTTTAAGTCCTTGAAGAAAAGTATCTCGGGAAGCCAAGCTTTTGTCAACTGTAAAATAATCACACATTCTTAGGCCTTGACATTGAGACAGAAAAGAATTTGCTAAAATGTATTTTCCAACATGATTTGTTTTCTAAGAGGGGCAATATCATGACTTCAGTTTTAAGTAAAAGTTGCccccatcctttaaaaaaaacggaaggaatatttttctttttaaattattacaaatTTTTCATGTAAAGGGAGATGTTGAAAACAAGCAAGGAGCCAAATGAACCTCAGAAACGCAAGCTTGGCAAGGAAGGCCACATCTTGTCGTTCTACAGAGTAAAAGATTGCCCTGTAGACTCTTCCTTGCGGGTTCACCTGGAGGGATCACGAGCTTGAAGCTTTAATTGAGAAAACTTCTAGGACAAACTTTTTCTTGTGGCTTCTACACCCTCCATGCGGGAAGCAGTATTTCCTCCCACCACAGCTCAGTCCTGTCCCCCCGGGCTGCAAGGCAGCTGcaagccctctccccagcccggGGGACCCCGACCCCGACAGCACTCACCCACTTCTTTCATGTAATCATCGAAGTTTTCACTGGAGACGAGCTTCCAGGTTCCCACAAAGGCATCACACATTTTGTAAACCTTCGAGGAGGAGCTGTCTTCCAGGTGAGAAAGGCTGCAGCACGGGAGGGTGCTATGAGCCTCTGGAGTCCAGATAGCTCACTTTTAAAGATGCCCTGACCATGTGACTGTAGGAGTGACCAATGGGGGCCAGATCATCTCCTTCATGACCAGACCCTGTATGTTTTCCTCTGAGTCatgtttttaatagaaatttctcAACTTTGGTTCTCCCTGGCAATGATCACTGGACTTAGagtacaaattatttttaaccaTGAACAGAGTATTTTAAAGGTTCCTGTTTTGACTGTGAAAAGCTAATGCATTGAACTTCCCCCCATTATTCCTTATGGATTTACCTCATTGTGGAGGAGACAATTATCTTGGACACATTTGACCTTCTTATCTTGAGTTTTTATTGTATTAATACTGCAATAATGTGTTTAGTTCTTCTGAATTTGAGAACATAAAAAACATCTTAGAGATTCTTAGTCTTAATGGCTCTTTTGTTAGAATAGTGTTTATCTCAGgaattttaacaaaagaaataatgacattttaaagtagcctaattttttgatttttggttttttgtttgtttgtttgttggtgggatttttgtttttgttgttgttgtttgtttttgtttggcttgggttgggttttggtttggtttggtttggtttttgagacagtctcgaTGCACagccctggtggtcctggaactcactacctagaccaggctggcctctaactcaaagaaatctagctgcccctgcctctggaTGCGGGCTATAGTGGCCTAGAtgtataatttcaaatatttaatacatactTAAAATGCATTCTGCTCATTGCTCAGGAATGTAGTGCACAGATTTAATTAAATTAAGTTAAGCCTTATTCTTCCCATTCGTAAATAACCATGTAGTACACATTTTTACAGACCCTTCAAAAATGGGTCCCAATCCAAAATATGTCCctcatttcatttttgaaatatattgtaAGTTTTAAATTCATGCAGATCTAAAGATTGTGGGTTTATGTGAATGATCAGAAGCAATGTGGTCATGAATTATCAAAACCTGTTCTCTTCTTTGACACAGTGACTAATCTGAGATAGCTTTTATAAAGTAATCCTGTTTCTCAGCCTCCCTGCCTCACAGCGGAATGATGGAAGATGTTCACATGTACACCAGTGCCTGCAAGCATACCCACATTTCAGGATGTTAGAGAGAGATGGACTGCTGTACAGGGGCTCGCTGGGAAGTGCCTGCTCCCAAGTCCCTACCAGCCCCCAAACTCTGGGGAAACAGACTCTGCAAACATGATATTTTCTGTAGGAAAATGGGCTACTGTAAAAGTTTGACAAATTTAACTCACAGTAACAACTTTTAATCGCATCTGCTAGTGTCACCCACGACGGACCACTCTCGGACTCAGGCTTCCGACAGGCTAAGAGCCTCGGGATTGCAACTCAAATAAAATAAGCGATTTTAATGCAGGAATAATTTTGATAATATTCTAAATTGTTTTATTTGGAAACGTATGCTGATCCCTAACTTAGACTTGTTCTCAAGCGATTAGCCCGCTGTGCTGACTGCATGTGGATTATAGAGCTATGGGTTAGACGTGCTGTAGAGCCAGCCCATGTAGTCCATGCTTCTGCACTTAcacacctacttctgcctctgccaGGTGCCTAATATAACAAGAAAGCTCAactttaaaatttacttaatttCAATGAAAAGAAAGGCAATTATTCTCAATTTGGTggttataaaaaattaaatgtaaaaataaaatgtgtggaaCAACTTGAATTCATCAATCTAAATTTTTTAACTATAAGTTTTGTGAACTTTAAATAATGAACAAGTATTTCAAAAAAAGAGTCTGACTCAAGGTAACTGTTAGTGTACAATATGTATCACAGTTGAAGTTAATATAAAATGCAATGCATAGTGAAAATTTCTTACATTGAATATATGTTGGAATAACCATAATTTAGGCAAGCCAAGTGAAATATTTTACTAAaactaatttgtttttatttgtttgtttgtttgtttttactttttttttttttttccgagacagggtttct
This region of Mus caroli chromosome 3, CAROLI_EIJ_v1.1, whole genome shotgun sequence genomic DNA includes:
- the LOC110290887 gene encoding fatty acid-binding protein, adipocyte yields the protein MCDAFVGTWKLVSSENFDDYMKEVGVGFATRKVAGMAKPNMIISVNGDLVTIRSESTFKNTEISFKLGVEFDEITADDRKVKSIITLDGGALVQVQKWDGKSTTIKRKRDGDKLVVECVMKGVTSTRVYERA